In Acidobacteriota bacterium, the genomic stretch CGCCCTGCTTACCGAAAGTGCCTGGGCACAGCAACTGCTTGCTACATGGCTGGAGTGTAGCCGGCTGTTCCGGTTTATCGCACCACGGCAGACAGCGAAGGCGGCTTGGATCGCTCCAAATGTTCTCGCGATTCCCGAACTGGGACCGCCAGCGTTTCCGCAGGCCTGATCTGGCCGGTAAGGACGCAGCATGCTGCGTCCTACCAACGCTTAGGCCGCTGTCGCGGCGGCTCTGTGCCTCGAGCCCCTGAATCCGTAGTACGCGATATAGAGATAGCAGATCACCGGCAGAATGAACGCATGGTGAATTCCAATTCGATCCGCAAGCAGGCCTTGTAGCTCGGGAACAATTGCTCCACCAACGATCGCTGCGATCAGCAACGCAGAGCCATCTCCTGTTAAGGGTCCGAGTCCGTCGACACCTAGTGTGAAGATGCTCGGGAACATGATCGAATTGAAGAGGCCGACGAGCAAAATCGTCCACATGGCGAAGTGGCCGAAGCTCAACATCGACGCAGTTACGAGCAAAGCCGCTACGATCGCGTTAAAGCCAAGGAGTGCGCCTGTACTAATCTTTTGTAAAAGTGCCGAGCCGATAAAGCGCCCTACCATCGCACCGCCCCAGTAATACTTCAGCATGTCAGCCGCGTCTTGCAGACTGAGTCCACCAATATCGGAGCGGTTGAAATAATTAGTCAAGAAGCTGCCGATCGAAACTTCGGCGCCGACGTATACGAAAATGGCAACGGCACCGAGAACCAAGTGTCGATACCGCCAGACCGAGTCATGCACCACTCCGTGGGCCTCAGCAGACTGGATCCTCGGCAGATTGAAAAACCCGATAATGACCGCCAACACAAACAGCGCGACTGCGAGTCCAATGTAAGGTCCCTTTACTGATGCTGCCTGCGCCACGCGATAGTCATGTAACTGCTGGGTACTCATCGTTCGCAGGACTTCGACTGCGACCGGAGCTGCCACAGCTCCGAGGATTAACTTGCTGCCGAAAGTAGGCGCCACAGTCGTGCCCAGCGAATTAAAGGCTTGTGTCAGATTCAGGCGGCTCGATGCCGTTCGCGGTGGTCCCAGCACCGCCACATACGGATTTGCGGATGTTTGCAGGATCGTCATGCCCGCCGCTAGCGTAATCAGGGCAGCCAGAAACAACGGAAACGAGGGAACTGCGGCTGCCGGCACAAACATGAACGCGCCGAGTCCCATCGTCACCAAGCCCGCGACCATCGCCTTCTTGTAGCCGAAGAAATCAATGATCTTGCCGGATGGGAACGAAAAGACGAAATACGCGGAGAAGAAGGCGAACTGCACGAGCATTACTTCCGCATAGTTCAGATCGAAGATGCTCTTCAAGTGAGGGATTAAAATGTCATTCAGGCAAGTGAGAAAACCCCACATGAAAAACAGAGTGGTGACCATCGCCATCGCGCGGTAGTTCGTGCTCTGCGGCGTGGTCTGGATTGGGAGAACGGTCGTGGTTCCGCTAGTCGCAGGCATTCGGGGTAGATGTCCTTTGTTTCAGCTAAAGAAATATAACCGAGAATACGAACCGAAGTTGGGGATTTCGTCGAAGCAGGAATACCGAATGCCTATGCTCGTTTCGCTGCACTTATAGCTGTTGTGACTCCGACACTCGTGTTCATCCAGCGAGCTACCAGGGTTTGGACGCAGGCCTGTCCGCACAGGTGCTTCACGTCGGTGTCGTGTGCGCTCATGTTCTCCCAGGGATAGACCTTCAGCAGGGGACGCTCGGGAGCATCCTCGAATGGTCTGTAGCGTTCGGTCCAGGCAAGCCACCAATGGTCCACGCTACCTTTCTGCTTGCCGCAAATCTCGCAATGAAAAGTTTCGGTCCAAGTCATGGAAGTATCTCCACTAATCTAACAAAGTAAGTGAGACGCAGCATGCTGCGTCTCTACTGGGCTGAGTTACGGCCTGGCATACGTTACGGCCTGGCATACATAGCGCGGCTGGCAGCATGCTCTCGCGCGCTGCATACGTCCTTTGCATCGCCAAGCACAATCAGGACTAATCCCGCATGACAGGTGACGTTTTCGGGAGGATTCACCCAAAAGCCGTGCTTCTTTCCATCATGGTATGCATCTTTGATTGCGAGGGGTAATAGGTTGTAGCTACCGCGCAATTGCAAGTCGGCCACGCGCTTGCCAATCCAGATTGAGTTTTCAGGGATTTCGATTTCCTCGATCCGCAACGTGCGGCTCTTGTCCTTGAGCATGAGGTCAAGGAAGTTCACTACATGGGGACGCAGTACTTCGCTGGCAATGCGCATGCCTCCGATCTGGTTCGG encodes the following:
- a CDS encoding glucose/galactose MFS transporter translates to MPATSGTTTVLPIQTTPQSTNYRAMAMVTTLFFMWGFLTCLNDILIPHLKSIFDLNYAEVMLVQFAFFSAYFVFSFPSGKIIDFFGYKKAMVAGLVTMGLGAFMFVPAAAVPSFPLFLAALITLAAGMTILQTSANPYVAVLGPPRTASSRLNLTQAFNSLGTTVAPTFGSKLILGAVAAPVAVEVLRTMSTQQLHDYRVAQAASVKGPYIGLAVALFVLAVIIGFFNLPRIQSAEAHGVVHDSVWRYRHLVLGAVAIFVYVGAEVSIGSFLTNYFNRSDIGGLSLQDAADMLKYYWGGAMVGRFIGSALLQKISTGALLGFNAIVAALLVTASMLSFGHFAMWTILLVGLFNSIMFPSIFTLGVDGLGPLTGDGSALLIAAIVGGAIVPELQGLLADRIGIHHAFILPVICYLYIAYYGFRGSRHRAAATAA